In Oharaeibacter diazotrophicus, the genomic window CAGCACGCGCATGAAGCTGTCGGCCGACTGGGTCTCGCCGCGCAGCGACTGCAGGGCGAAGGCGTACTTGCCGTCCGCCGTGAGCTTCGGACCATAGACGTCCTTCAGCTCGTCCCAGGTCTTCGGCGGGCCGTCGAAGCCGGCGTCCTTCAGCATGCAGCTGTTGTAGAACAGGAGGCCGGAATAGTTGTCGAACGGCAGGCCGTAGACCTTGCCGCCCCACGAGCCGAACGCGTCGAGCAGCAGCGGGAAGAAGCCCTCGAGCTTCAGGTTCGGATCGGTGATCGAGGCGTCGGCGGTGAACTTCTCGACCGGCTCGATCCAACCGTTCTCGGCGAACTCGCCGATCCAGACGAGGTCGACCAGGGCCATGGTGAGGTCGCCCTGCGAGGTGAAGTTCAGCACTTCCTTCTCGCGCGTGTTCTCGTAGGGGACGATCTCGTAGTTGACCTTGATGCCGGTCTTCTTCTCGAACTCCGGCAGCAGCTTGATGATCGCGCGGTAGCCCGGGCGGTCGAGGAAGATGCCGCTGATCTCGGTGCCGGCGAGCGGCTTGGCGGCGTCCTCGAGCCAGTCGGCACGGGCGATCGTGGTGGCGCCGGCGAGCATGGTCGCGGCGCAGAGCGTGGCGTGGATCAGTTTCCTCAAGGCGTACTCCTCCCCTCTCCTCTCAGCGATTCGGATAGATCAGTGTCTTGATGACCCCGGGCGCGCTCTCGGCGTGGCGCTGGAACGCCCGGGGTGCCTCGTCGAGGCCGACCTCGTGCGTCACCATGGACGCGACGTCGACCTTCCTCCTCGTGACGAGCTCGATGGCGCGCGGATAGACCTCTCCCATCCGGCGCGCGAACTTGATCTTGAGACCCCGGCGGCGGGTCTCGGCGGCGGGGAGCGTGTAGACGTCCCCGTCGGGAATGCCGACCATGACGACGCGGCCGCCGATCTTGGCGGCGAGCACGGCGTCGCGGAATCCGTCCGGCGAATTGGTCGCCTCGACGACGAGGTCGCAGCCGGTGCGGCCGGTGACCTCGCGCACGATCGAGAGATCGGCGCCGACGTGGGCCGCACCGAGTTTCGCCGCCGCCTCGCGCCGGTGCGCCTGAGGATCGACAGCCACGATCTCGCCGGCCCCGGCGACCTTCAGCACCTGCAGGATCAGGAGCCCGATCGGGCCGCAGCCGATCAGC contains:
- a CDS encoding zinc-dependent alcohol dehydrogenase, giving the protein MSRALYLHGAYDARVAPFNLREGQPGEVLLDVAAVGLCGSDLHYYKDGGIGSATIREPFVPGHEFGGYLCEALPEQGLAAGALVAVDPNRACGTCEFCHRGHFNLCPNVKFIGAPPFDGAMTGRIWVPTSQVVALPEGMTPLEAVMLEPLGVAIHAVDLAKPRLLERVALIGCGPIGLLILQVLKVAGAGEIVAVDPQAHRREAAAKLGAAHVGADLSIVREVTGRTGCDLVVEATNSPDGFRDAVLAAKIGGRVVMVGIPDGDVYTLPAAETRRRGLKIKFARRMGEVYPRAIELVTRRKVDVASMVTHEVGLDEAPRAFQRHAESAPGVIKTLIYPNR